DNA sequence from the Candidatus Methylacidiphilales bacterium genome:
CCCAAAAGATGCACAGCCCCGTCGTCTCCCACCTCAAGCCGATAGCCCTCAGTATGGGTCTCCGTTGTCCCACTTGAGCAATTCGTGCATGGGCTAGCATTCACATTGCCAATCACTATCCCACCTTGTGCACTCGAATCCACAATCTTAGAGCCATCAGAGTTATAAATATCTACGTAGGCTACCGAGTTCGGATAAACAGGTTTCTGAGGATCAGCACTAGTAAATGCTGGAATATTGCCAGGCTTACGACCCGTCACGTAGATCCGATTATTCTTATCTACGGCGATATCATTCACACTCGAGCCCAAATAATCGCTTCCATATGTCGGATTGGGCGAGCCCCATAATAAATTACCCGTCTGTCCAGATAATTTCGCCACAAACCCTCCCGTGTAGTCCTTCCCATTCAATAATGTCACCCCTCCAATATACACGTCACTACTGCTGTCTGTAGCTATAGCTCGGATAAAGGTTTTGCCGCTAGAAGTCGCAAAATACGTTGTCCATAGACGCCGCTTGAGATCAGGCGATAATTTCATTACAAAATAGCTCCCGATATCCACCGGCTCAGGCATATAAGTTCCAGATGTCCCCAAATTTCCTCCCCGCCCCACCACTAATACGTTTCCGTCTTTGTCCAACTCAACCGCCACCACATTCTCCCACGGCACGGAGCTGATATATGTCGCCCGACAATAATCCAGTTGCAGAGTCGGTGGATTCCCCGGCCCTTGGCTTATATTAGGATCCACTGGACGCGGAACCTGAAAATTGCTTGCCACTGCATTCACTCCCATTGTCATGCTCAGCACCAAAGCCGTCCCAAATAACATCGCTGATTTTCTTACCTTCAGATTGATTTCAGAATTTTGAATTTTGCTTTCTCATAGTTTTTAATTAAGGTTTACGAGAATACAACTACCACGCCACACGCGCCATTGTCAATAGAAAAATGATAAATTTTTCTATATTTTTCTGTGAACAAAATGACGTTAGCGGTTATTTTCTGCATACACTAAGACCCCCATTGTCTCCTATAAATCGTGACACTCTTGCCAACTTCAACTCTAGTTTGAACCTCTATCTCAACCCTATATACTTTCGCTATGAACGGGGATCAAAAACTACCCCCACACCTCAAAGAAAAACTCTCCCTCCTCCCCCACCGCCCAGGCATCTACCTCTTCAAAGATCGTTTCCACCGCGTCATCTACGTCGGCAAAGCCCGCGACCTCTACAAACGCGTCCACCAATACTTCCACTCCTCCCGCCGTGCCACAGCTGACCTCAAAACCCGCGCCCTCATCGAAGCCATCCACGACCTCGAATTCCACACCGTCCGCTCCGAGCCAGAAGCCCTCCTCCTCGAAGGCAAACTCATCAAACAATTCCGTCCCCGCTACAACATCAGTTTCCGCGACGATAAACGTTTCCTCCTCGTCCGCGTCAACCTCGCCGACCCCTTCCCCCGCTTCCAACTCACCCGCCTCCGCCGCGACGACGGCTGCCGCTACTTCGGCCCCTTTCCCCACTCCAGCGCCCTCCGCTCCACCCTCAACCTCATGAAAAAACTCTTCGGCCTGCGCTCCTGCCATCCCGCCACCCCCACCGAAGCCGACTACCGCCACTGCCTCGACCACGTCATCAAAAACTGCTCCGCCCCATGCATCGGCAAAATCTCCCCCGAAGCCTACAAAATGCGCGTCCAGCAAGCCTGCGACTTCCTCGAAGGCCACACCCAAGAAATGCGTGCCCGCCTCCGCGTCGAAATGGAAAAAGCCGCCGCCGAAATGCAATTCGAAAAAGCCGCCCAACTCCGCGACCTCCTCCAAGACCTCGAGCGCACCACCACCCCGCAGCGCCGCTTCGTCAAACAATTCGTCGTCGCCATCGACCCCGCCCGCGACCTCGAAGACCTCGCCCACACCCTTCACCTACCCGCTCCCCCCCACCTCATGGAATGCTTCGACATCTCCAACATCTCCGACCTCCACAAAGTCGCCTCCATGGTCTCCTTCCGTAACGGAAAACCCAACCCCTCCGCCTACCGCCGCTACCGCATCCGCACCGTCGAAGGCCAAGACGACTTCGCCTGCATCGCCGAAGTCGTCCGCCGCCGCTACACCCGCCTCATCCGCCTCAGCGAAAAACTCCCGGCCCTCATCATCGTCGACGGCGGCAAAGGCCAACTCAACGCCGCCCGAGCCGAGCTCCACGCCCTCGGCCTCCACCACATCCCCATCATCGGCCTCGCCAAAGAAGAAGAAACCATCCACCTCCCTGACCAACCCGAGCCCCTTCGCCTAGATCCACACTCCGGCGCCCTCCGCATGCTCCAACGCATCCGCGACGAAGCCCACCGCGTCGCCAACACCTACCACCAACTCCTCCTCAACCGCCGCATTAAAGAAAGCATCCTCGACGACTGCCCCGGCATCTCCCTCACACGACGCACTCGCCTCCTCGCTCACTTCGGCTCCATCGAGCGACTCAAAACTGCTTCCGTTGAAGAAATCGCAACCGTCCCCGGCATCGGCCGCGCCCTCGCAGAGACCCTCCACCAATACCTCCAATCCCTCAAGAGCAACAACGTATAACCTTTTACAGCCAGCCTTCTAACTCCAAGCCCCGCCAAAACCCGAAAAATCAGCCTCAAAACCTCTTTTGCGACAACACATAATCCAGAAGAATCCGCGTAGGCGTATTTAAGTCTAGCGAATACGCCTCACCAGGAGCCACCCAGACATACTGATCCGCTTCTTCATTCAACTGCACCGACGGCTGCCGCCCCGCAACACGCGCTGTGTAATTCAAAAGCACAAAATGCGCCGGCTTATAAAATTCCGTAGAGCAAATGCAATCCTGATAAAGCACAAAACGAATATCACCAATCGAAAGCCCCGTCTCCTCCAGCACCTCTCGCTTCAAAGCCTCTTCCGCCTTCTCGTGCGTTCTTATTTTTCCTCCAGGAATCCCCCACTTATGAGACCACTTATAAGTGCGAATCATTAAAACATCACCCGCCTCATCAAAAACCAACGCCCCCACCGTCGCCGTCGGAGCATAGGACGGCGTCACCTCTTCCGCATGGCGCATCAAGAAATCCTGCAAATGCCCAAGATGCCGAAATATAAAATGCGGCTCCGCTTTCTTTAATTTCTCCAATGAATCGTAGCCCGTAAGAACCGCGCAAGAAAGCACACCCCCATGATGCGCCGTCTCAATATCATGCACCATATCCCCGACAAACATCGTCTCAGCCGGGTCAAGATCATGCTCCGCCAGCAAATGCAAGATCGTCTTCCGTTTATCAATCGCCTGAACGTAAGCCTGCGTGAAATAATGCCGCACATTCAGCCGCGCAGATTGCACCTCCCAATGTTCCGCATGAATCGTCGAGAGCAAAAAAAGACGATAGCCGCGTGCCTGGCAAAAATCGAGAAAAGACCGCGCATGCTCAAGAAGCGGAATGTTTTCCTGAAGCAGCTTAAAAGCACTGTGATAATAATGATCAAGCTGCACCATCGTTGCCTCAGGTAAGTAACGCTTGTAAAACTCAGGAAACGGAAGGAAGAATTTTTCACGAAACTCTTCCTCCGACATAGGAGGCTTATTGTATTGCCGAAAAATTTCGTTCGTAGCCTCAAGCACAGGAGGAAAATCATTAACGAGCGTGCCCGACCAATCTAGGATGATATTTCGTATGCGCGAAATGTTCATATATATTAATTTTTTTTAGAATAAACTAATGTATGGAGGTTTCTGATCGAAATACAGCAATTCGCTCTGAAGCCGTGCGCTTGCCTTCGCGCCATTCGACCAAAGGATCTCGGAACGACTCTACTACGGCATAGACCGAGCCGGGATAAAGGTGATGCCGTTCAAGAATACGGCGCGCACGAGCGGCGGTTTCGGCATCGCCGTTTTTGACAGCGAGCGCCAAGCGGCGGGTCAGTTCCCGCACCGCAATGGCATGCGGCGTGGGAACCCATCCAGCAGCCTCCGTATATGCTAGCGGGGAAGGCAGCGGCTCATGTCGCGACTCTAAAATTTCCAGAGAATAGACCGTCTGAGGCCCAGGCGTGAGGGCAAAAAGAAACCACGAAAAGAAAGGATAAACTTCCTTGCTTGGACTGAAGAGCAACCCCAGCACTCCAAGCACAGGAGTCGCAAGAAGATATAACGCAATGAAAGGACGAGCACGAAGACGACGAATCAGTTTCCTCATGACTTATCGCTGTGGCTCAGCCGCAGGAGAGGAAGGCTCTGGAGCCGGCTCCGAAGCGGCTTCTGGAGCTGGCGTGACGATTTTCTCCGTTACAGCAGGAGGTTGAGATTTGGGCATGAACGGAAGATCTTGGATGTCATAAAAGGTGACGTAGA
Encoded proteins:
- a CDS encoding SBBP repeat-containing protein — translated: MLFGTALVLSMTMGVNAVASNFQVPRPVDPNISQGPGNPPTLQLDYCRATYISSVPWENVVAVELDKDGNVLVVGRGGNLGTSGTYMPEPVDIGSYFVMKLSPDLKRRLWTTYFATSSGKTFIRAIATDSSSDVYIGGVTLLNGKDYTGGFVAKLSGQTGNLLWGSPNPTYGSDYLGSSVNDIAVDKNNRIYVTGRKPGNIPAFTSADPQKPVYPNSVAYVDIYNSDGSKIVDSSAQGGIVIGNVNASPCTNCSSGTTETHTEGYRLEVGDDGAVHLLG
- a CDS encoding excinuclease ABC subunit UvrC, whose product is MNGDQKLPPHLKEKLSLLPHRPGIYLFKDRFHRVIYVGKARDLYKRVHQYFHSSRRATADLKTRALIEAIHDLEFHTVRSEPEALLLEGKLIKQFRPRYNISFRDDKRFLLVRVNLADPFPRFQLTRLRRDDGCRYFGPFPHSSALRSTLNLMKKLFGLRSCHPATPTEADYRHCLDHVIKNCSAPCIGKISPEAYKMRVQQACDFLEGHTQEMRARLRVEMEKAAAEMQFEKAAQLRDLLQDLERTTTPQRRFVKQFVVAIDPARDLEDLAHTLHLPAPPHLMECFDISNISDLHKVASMVSFRNGKPNPSAYRRYRIRTVEGQDDFACIAEVVRRRYTRLIRLSEKLPALIIVDGGKGQLNAARAELHALGLHHIPIIGLAKEEETIHLPDQPEPLRLDPHSGALRMLQRIRDEAHRVANTYHQLLLNRRIKESILDDCPGISLTRRTRLLAHFGSIERLKTASVEEIATVPGIGRALAETLHQYLQSLKSNNV
- a CDS encoding HAD hydrolase-like protein, giving the protein MNISRIRNIILDWSGTLVNDFPPVLEATNEIFRQYNKPPMSEEEFREKFFLPFPEFYKRYLPEATMVQLDHYYHSAFKLLQENIPLLEHARSFLDFCQARGYRLFLLSTIHAEHWEVQSARLNVRHYFTQAYVQAIDKRKTILHLLAEHDLDPAETMFVGDMVHDIETAHHGGVLSCAVLTGYDSLEKLKKAEPHFIFRHLGHLQDFLMRHAEEVTPSYAPTATVGALVFDEAGDVLMIRTYKWSHKWGIPGGKIRTHEKAEEALKREVLEETGLSIGDIRFVLYQDCICSTEFYKPAHFVLLNYTARVAGRQPSVQLNEEADQYVWVAPGEAYSLDLNTPTRILLDYVLSQKRF